The Pseudomonas azotoformans genome has a segment encoding these proteins:
- a CDS encoding acyl-CoA thioesterase has protein sequence MIELEQEDPIPQGDLALQITALPRETNGFGDIFGGWLVAQMDLAGTAMASKVAGGRVATVAIDRMAFLVPVAVGAQLSFYTQALEIGRSSIQMMVEVWSDDPLSSEWRKVTEAVFVFVAIDGSGRTRSVPSRAR, from the coding sequence ATGATCGAACTCGAACAAGAAGATCCTATCCCGCAAGGCGATCTCGCCCTGCAAATCACCGCGCTCCCGCGTGAAACCAACGGTTTTGGCGACATCTTCGGCGGCTGGCTGGTCGCACAGATGGACCTGGCCGGCACCGCCATGGCCAGCAAGGTTGCAGGTGGGCGTGTCGCCACGGTGGCCATTGATCGCATGGCGTTCCTGGTGCCGGTCGCGGTGGGCGCGCAGCTCTCCTTTTATACCCAGGCCCTGGAGATCGGCCGCAGCTCGATCCAGATGATGGTCGAAGTGTGGAGCGACGACCCGCTGTCCAGCGAATGGCGCAAGGTGACCGAGGCGGTATTTGTATTCGTCGCCATCGACGGCAGCGGTCGCACGCGCTCGGTTCCTTCGCGCGCACGTTAA
- a CDS encoding D-hexose-6-phosphate mutarotase: protein MPTPHVETVKIDELDCWRIRHNGAELMVAQQGAHIFSYQRAGEQPMIWPNPEAVFKKGKGIRTGVPVCWPWFGVFDRNPQSVKAMRQSGQPAGAHGFVRTALWTLAASKLEGEALRVDLVLPVPAGGFPGWPHQVDLKLSLLLDDQLHIHLTSHNRGTDTVTLSQALHTYFAVSDVRNVQVEGLDGRAYIDTADNWAEKTQSGPLHFTAETDRIYLDTPSQLNIVDKDWQRRIQLTAEGSKSTVIWNPWTERAKAFDDMSDDGWPGMLCIETANVLDDVVVLAPGQSHTLAVSITAAPL from the coding sequence ATGCCGACGCCCCACGTTGAAACCGTGAAAATCGACGAGCTGGACTGCTGGCGCATCCGCCACAACGGTGCCGAACTGATGGTGGCCCAACAGGGCGCGCATATCTTCAGTTACCAGCGCGCCGGCGAGCAGCCGATGATCTGGCCGAACCCTGAAGCGGTGTTCAAAAAGGGCAAGGGCATCCGTACCGGCGTACCGGTGTGCTGGCCTTGGTTTGGCGTATTCGACCGCAACCCGCAAAGCGTGAAGGCGATGCGCCAGAGCGGTCAGCCGGCCGGCGCCCATGGTTTCGTGCGTACAGCGCTGTGGACGTTGGCCGCGAGCAAGCTTGAAGGTGAAGCGTTGCGGGTGGATCTGGTGCTACCCGTCCCGGCAGGCGGCTTTCCTGGCTGGCCCCATCAGGTCGACCTCAAACTGAGCCTGTTGCTGGACGACCAGTTGCACATCCACCTCACCAGCCACAACCGTGGCACCGACACCGTAACCCTCAGCCAGGCGCTGCACACCTACTTCGCCGTCAGCGATGTACGCAATGTGCAGGTCGAAGGGCTGGACGGGCGTGCCTATATCGATACCGCAGACAATTGGGCCGAGAAGACACAATCCGGCCCGCTGCACTTCACCGCCGAGACTGATCGCATCTACCTCGACACGCCGTCACAGTTGAACATCGTCGACAAGGACTGGCAGCGCCGCATTCAGCTCACTGCCGAGGGTTCGAAGTCGACGGTGATCTGGAACCCCTGGACCGAACGCGCCAAGGCGTTTGACGACATGTCCGATGATGGCTGGCCAGGCATGCTGTGCATCGAGACGGCGAATGTGCTGGATGATGTGGTGGTGCTGGCACCGGGGCAAAGCCACACGCTGGCGGTCAGTATCACTGCAGCCCCGTTGTAA
- a CDS encoding DUF3299 domain-containing protein — protein MRRLLLMFLLLGPGLAHAGELPETDWLDLMPLSDQKALEAMPEIDHNSPEAQGTFTDKGGLKQSKGLPAVMYSTKTVAAMNGKDIRIGGYPVPLETDAKGRSTLFFLVPYPGACIHVPPPPPNQLVLVRYPKGLKLDDIYTPLWVTGTLKVEKVNNDLADAAYALDAGKVRVVKESDL, from the coding sequence ATGCGCCGTCTTTTGTTGATGTTCCTTTTGCTGGGCCCTGGCCTGGCGCACGCCGGTGAACTGCCGGAAACCGACTGGCTCGACCTGATGCCGCTTTCCGACCAGAAAGCCCTCGAAGCCATGCCCGAGATCGACCACAACTCCCCCGAAGCCCAGGGCACCTTTACCGATAAAGGTGGCTTGAAGCAGAGCAAGGGGTTGCCGGCGGTGATGTATTCGACCAAGACCGTGGCGGCCATGAATGGCAAGGACATCCGTATCGGTGGCTACCCGGTGCCGTTGGAAACCGACGCCAAGGGTCGCAGCACCTTGTTCTTCCTCGTACCGTACCCAGGCGCGTGCATCCACGTGCCGCCGCCACCGCCCAATCAGCTGGTGCTGGTGCGCTACCCCAAGGGCTTGAAGCTGGATGATATCTACACGCCGCTGTGGGTGACCGGCACCCTCAAGGTCGAAAAGGTCAACAACGACCTGGCGGACGCCGCCTACGCGTTGGATGCCGGCAAGGTACGGGTGGTCAAGGAGTCGGATCTTTAA
- the pstB gene encoding phosphate ABC transporter ATP-binding protein PstB has protein sequence MQQDTHTHGINMSALGRDKQSLSLAQETVAIEVPGLSLYYGEKQALFDVSMNIPKQRVTAFIGPSGCGKSTLLRTFNRMNDLVDGCRVDGAINLYGTNIYRKGEDVAELRRRVGMVFQKPNPFPKTIYENVVYGLRIQGINKKRILDEAVEWALKGAALWDEVKDRLHDSALGLSGGQQQRLVIARTIAVEPEVLLLDEPCSALDPISTLKVEELIYELKSKFTIVIVTHNMQQAARVSDYTAFMYMGKLVEFGDTDTLFTNPAKKQTEDYITGRYG, from the coding sequence ATGCAACAAGACACCCACACCCACGGCATCAACATGTCTGCCCTGGGTCGCGACAAGCAGAGCCTGAGCCTGGCCCAGGAAACCGTGGCCATCGAAGTGCCGGGCCTGAGCCTGTACTACGGTGAAAAGCAGGCGCTGTTCGACGTCAGCATGAACATCCCCAAGCAGCGCGTGACCGCCTTCATCGGCCCGTCGGGCTGCGGTAAGTCCACGCTGCTGCGCACCTTCAACCGCATGAACGACCTGGTGGACGGCTGCCGCGTAGACGGTGCCATCAACCTCTACGGCACCAATATCTACCGCAAGGGCGAAGACGTGGCCGAGCTGCGTCGTCGCGTGGGCATGGTGTTCCAGAAGCCCAACCCGTTCCCCAAGACCATCTACGAAAACGTGGTCTACGGCCTGCGCATCCAGGGCATCAACAAGAAGCGCATCCTCGACGAAGCCGTCGAGTGGGCCTTGAAAGGCGCGGCGCTGTGGGACGAAGTCAAAGACCGTCTGCACGACTCGGCCCTCGGCCTGTCCGGCGGTCAGCAACAGCGTCTGGTCATTGCCCGCACCATCGCGGTTGAGCCGGAAGTGCTGCTGCTCGACGAACCTTGCTCGGCACTCGACCCGATCTCCACGCTGAAAGTCGAAGAGCTGATCTACGAGCTGAAATCCAAGTTCACCATCGTCATCGTGACCCACAACATGCAACAGGCGGCGCGGGTTTCCGACTACACCGCGTTCATGTACATGGGCAAACTGGTGGAGTTCGGCGATACCGATACCCTGTTCACCAATCCGGCGAAGAAGCAGACCGAAGACTACATCACCGGTCGTTATGGCTAG
- a CDS encoding 5-(carboxyamino)imidazole ribonucleotide synthase translates to MKIGVIGGGQLGRMLALAGTPLGMNFAFLDPAPDACAAALGEHLRADYSDPDHLRQLADEVDLVTFEFESVPAETVAFLSQFVPVYPSAEALRIARDRWFEKSMFKDLGIPTPAFADIQSQADLDAAVASIGLPAVLKTRTLGYDGKGQKVLRTAADVVGTFAELGSVACLLEGFVPFTGEVSLIAVRARDGETRFYPLVHNTHDSGILKLSVASTDHPLQALAEDYSSRVLKQLDYVGVMAFEFFEVDGGLKANEIAPRVHNSGHWTTEGAECSQFENHLRAVAGLPLGSTAKVGESAMLNFIGTVPAVEKVIAIDDCHLHHYGKAFKAGRKVGHANLRCKDRATLEAQILKVEALIAEQ, encoded by the coding sequence ATGAAAATCGGTGTAATCGGTGGCGGCCAATTGGGCCGCATGCTGGCCTTGGCGGGAACCCCGCTGGGGATGAACTTCGCTTTCCTGGATCCGGCGCCGGACGCTTGCGCAGCTGCGTTGGGTGAACACCTGCGGGCTGACTACAGCGACCCGGACCACCTGCGCCAACTGGCTGACGAAGTTGACCTGGTGACCTTCGAGTTCGAAAGCGTGCCGGCTGAAACCGTGGCCTTCCTCTCGCAGTTCGTGCCGGTGTACCCGAGCGCCGAAGCCTTGCGCATCGCCCGCGACCGCTGGTTCGAGAAAAGCATGTTCAAGGACCTGGGCATTCCAACCCCGGCCTTCGCCGACATCCAGTCCCAGGCGGACCTGGATGCTGCCGTCGCCAGCATCGGCCTGCCGGCCGTGCTGAAAACCCGCACCCTGGGTTACGACGGCAAGGGCCAGAAAGTCCTGCGCACCGCCGCTGATGTGGTCGGCACCTTTGCCGAACTGGGCAGCGTCGCCTGCTTGCTGGAAGGCTTCGTGCCGTTCACCGGCGAAGTCTCGCTGATCGCCGTGCGTGCCCGTGATGGCGAAACCCGCTTCTACCCGTTGGTGCACAACACCCACGACAGCGGCATCCTCAAGCTGTCCGTCGCCAGTACCGACCACCCGTTGCAGGCCCTGGCGGAAGATTATTCCAGCCGTGTGCTCAAGCAACTGGATTACGTCGGCGTGATGGCGTTCGAGTTCTTTGAAGTCGACGGTGGCCTCAAGGCCAACGAAATTGCTCCGCGCGTGCACAACTCCGGGCACTGGACCACCGAAGGCGCCGAGTGCAGCCAGTTCGAAAACCACCTGCGGGCGGTCGCGGGCTTGCCGCTGGGCTCCACGGCCAAGGTTGGCGAGAGCGCGATGCTCAACTTCATCGGCACGGTGCCGGCGGTGGAAAAAGTCATCGCCATCGATGACTGCCACCTGCATCACTATGGCAAGGCCTTCAAGGCTGGGCGCAAGGTCGGCCACGCCAACCTGCGCTGCAAGGACCGCGCGACATTGGAAGCGCAGATCCTCAAGGTTGAAGCGCTGATCGCCGAGCAATAA
- a CDS encoding GlsB/YeaQ/YmgE family stress response membrane protein, with translation MGIIGTIFIGLIVGLLARFLKPGDDSMGWIMTILLGIAGSLAATYGGQALGIYQAGQGAGFIGALVGAIILLVIYGLIKKK, from the coding sequence ATGGGTATCATCGGAACCATCTTTATCGGCTTGATCGTCGGCCTGCTGGCGCGTTTCCTGAAACCAGGCGACGACAGCATGGGTTGGATCATGACCATCCTGCTGGGTATCGCCGGCTCCCTGGCCGCGACCTACGGTGGTCAGGCGCTGGGTATCTACCAGGCAGGCCAAGGTGCAGGCTTCATCGGTGCCCTGGTTGGTGCGATCATCCTGCTGGTGATCTACGGCCTGATCAAAAAGAAGTAA
- a CDS encoding ABC transporter permease subunit, with translation MQDAGKPLMISLEEQNQVAMRVSDKGQALFFNVETGAELKRVDLPLPAGTRVASIGEDQPGSPLVILGLSNGQSMVFRHTYKVSYPDGKKTITPAIEYPYGETPIVLDDAGRPLEHVALNATDSTLVVAGSAGSHLNVLSLSREENMMTGEVTSEQKRIELPQMTEPVKAIFIDPRQQWLYVINGRALADVFSLRDKSLNGRYKLLEDGTAEITASTQLVGGISLIVGNSKGGLAQWFMARDPDGEQRFKQIRTFQMGTTPIVEISAEERRKGFTALDASGKFGVFHSTAHRTLLVDPVVDGQGVYGMSPRANRVIVEAGGKLQPLMLDNPHPEVSWSALWSKVWYENYDEPKYVWQSTAANTDFEPKMSLAPLTFGTLKAAFYAMLLAAPLAVAAAIYTAYFMAPSLRRKVKPVIELMEAMPTVILGFFAGLFLAPYVEGHLPGIFSLLMLLPIGILVAGFVFSRLPESIRLRVPDGWESAILIPVILFVGWLSLYMSPYLETWFFGGDMRMWISHDLGITYDQRNALVVGLAMGFAVIPNIYSIAEDAVFSVPRGLTLGSLALGATPWQTMTRVVILTASPGIFSALMIGMGRAVGETMIVLMATGNTPVMEMNLFEGLRTLAANVAVEMPESEVGGSHYRVLFLSALVLLLFTFIMNTLAELIRQRLRKKYSSL, from the coding sequence ATCCAGGACGCGGGCAAGCCGCTGATGATCTCCCTCGAAGAACAGAACCAAGTCGCCATGCGGGTTTCCGACAAGGGCCAGGCACTGTTCTTTAATGTGGAAACCGGCGCTGAACTCAAGCGCGTCGACCTGCCACTGCCTGCCGGCACCCGCGTTGCCTCTATCGGTGAAGACCAGCCCGGTAGCCCGTTGGTGATCCTCGGTCTGTCCAATGGCCAGTCCATGGTGTTCCGCCACACTTATAAAGTGTCCTACCCGGACGGCAAGAAAACCATTACCCCTGCGATCGAATACCCCTACGGTGAAACGCCGATCGTGCTGGATGACGCCGGTCGCCCACTGGAGCATGTCGCCCTTAACGCCACCGATTCTACCTTGGTGGTTGCAGGTTCCGCCGGTTCGCACTTGAACGTGCTGTCCCTGAGCCGCGAAGAAAACATGATGACCGGCGAAGTCACCAGCGAGCAGAAGCGCATCGAACTGCCGCAGATGACCGAGCCGGTGAAGGCGATCTTCATCGACCCACGCCAGCAATGGTTGTACGTGATCAACGGCCGCGCCCTGGCCGATGTGTTCAGCCTGCGCGACAAGAGCCTCAACGGGCGCTACAAATTGCTCGAAGACGGCACGGCCGAAATCACCGCCAGCACGCAACTGGTGGGCGGTATTTCGCTGATCGTCGGTAACTCCAAAGGCGGCCTGGCCCAGTGGTTCATGGCCCGCGACCCGGATGGCGAGCAGCGCTTCAAGCAGATCCGCACCTTCCAGATGGGAACAACGCCTATCGTAGAAATTTCTGCCGAAGAACGTCGCAAAGGCTTCACCGCCCTCGATGCTTCCGGCAAGTTCGGCGTGTTCCACAGCACCGCGCACCGCACCCTGTTGGTCGACCCTGTAGTCGATGGCCAAGGCGTGTACGGCATGTCGCCACGGGCCAACCGCGTGATCGTCGAAGCCGGCGGCAAGCTGCAGCCGTTGATGCTCGACAACCCGCACCCGGAAGTGTCGTGGAGCGCACTGTGGAGCAAGGTTTGGTACGAGAACTACGACGAGCCTAAATACGTCTGGCAATCGACCGCCGCCAACACCGATTTCGAACCCAAGATGAGCCTGGCCCCGCTGACCTTCGGCACCCTGAAGGCTGCGTTCTACGCCATGCTGCTGGCTGCACCTCTGGCCGTTGCCGCCGCGATCTACACCGCGTACTTCATGGCCCCGAGCCTGCGTCGCAAGGTCAAGCCGGTGATCGAACTGATGGAAGCCATGCCGACGGTGATCCTCGGCTTCTTCGCCGGCCTTTTCCTGGCGCCGTATGTGGAAGGGCATCTACCGGGCATCTTCAGCCTGTTGATGCTATTGCCGATTGGCATCCTGGTGGCCGGTTTTGTCTTCAGCCGCTTGCCTGAATCGATCCGCCTGCGAGTTCCCGATGGTTGGGAAAGCGCGATCCTGATCCCGGTGATCCTGTTCGTGGGCTGGCTCTCGCTGTACATGAGCCCGTACCTGGAAACCTGGTTCTTCGGCGGCGACATGCGCATGTGGATCTCCCACGACCTGGGCATCACCTACGACCAGCGCAACGCTCTGGTAGTCGGGTTGGCCATGGGCTTCGCAGTGATCCCGAACATCTACTCCATCGCCGAAGACGCCGTGTTCAGCGTGCCGCGCGGCTTGACCCTGGGCTCGCTGGCCTTGGGCGCCACACCGTGGCAGACCATGACACGCGTGGTCATCCTGACCGCCAGCCCGGGTATCTTCTCGGCGCTGATGATCGGCATGGGCCGTGCTGTCGGCGAGACCATGATCGTGTTGATGGCCACCGGTAACACCCCGGTGATGGAGATGAACCTGTTCGAGGGCCTGCGCACCCTGGCGGCCAACGTGGCGGTGGAAATGCCCGAGTCGGAAGTCGGCGGCAGTCACTACCGCGTGCTGTTCCTCTCGGCGCTGGTGCTGCTGCTGTTCACCTTCATCATGAACACCCTCGCGGAGCTGATCCGTCAGCGTCTGCGCAAGAAATACTCGTCGCTTTAA
- the purE gene encoding 5-(carboxyamino)imidazole ribonucleotide mutase, which yields MSALVGVIMGSKSDWSTLSHTADMLEKLGIPYEVKVVSAHRTPDLLFQYADEAESRGIEVIIAGAGGAAHLPGMCAAKTHLPVLGVPVQSAMLSGVDSLLSIVQMPAGIPVATLAIGKAGAINAALLSASILGAKHPQFHAVLKKFRAEQTDSVLDNPDPRIA from the coding sequence ATGAGTGCATTGGTTGGCGTGATCATGGGCTCCAAGTCCGATTGGTCCACCCTTAGCCACACCGCCGATATGCTGGAAAAACTCGGCATTCCGTATGAAGTGAAAGTGGTCTCTGCCCACCGCACCCCGGATTTGCTGTTCCAGTATGCCGATGAAGCAGAATCCCGTGGCATCGAGGTGATCATCGCCGGTGCCGGCGGTGCAGCGCACCTGCCAGGCATGTGTGCGGCCAAGACCCACCTGCCGGTTCTCGGCGTGCCGGTGCAATCGGCGATGCTCTCGGGCGTGGATTCGCTGTTGTCCATCGTGCAGATGCCGGCCGGCATTCCGGTGGCGACCCTGGCGATCGGCAAGGCCGGCGCGATCAACGCCGCCCTGCTGTCCGCCAGTATCCTGGGCGCCAAGCACCCGCAGTTCCACGCGGTGCTGAAAAAATTCCGTGCTGAGCAGACAGACAGCGTGCTGGACAATCCAGACCCACGCATCGCCTGA
- a CDS encoding MFS transporter, with amino-acid sequence MSSVPASSAQPSRPLTRNDYKTLSLSALGGALEFYDFIIFVFFATVVGKLFFPVDMPEWLRMMQTFGIFAAGYLARPLGGIIMAHFGDLLGRKKMFTLSIFMMAVPTLIMGLLPTYAQIGLWAPVLLLLMRIIQGAAIGGEVPGAWVFVSEHVPPRHIGYACGTLTSGLTAGILLGSLVATAINTLYSPEQVSDFAWRIPFLLGGVFGLLSVYLRRWLHETPIFAEMQQRKTLAAELPLRAVLRDHRGAIVLSMLLTWLLSAGVVVVILMTPTVLQTVYHFSPTVALQANSLAIVTLSLGCIASGALADRFGAGRVLVTGCALLLATSWTLYHSLMAHPDWLFPLYALTGLFVGTIGVVPYVMVKAFPPVVRFSGLSFSYNVAYAVFGGLTPLAVSLLMKESPMGPAYYVAALCLMGMVVGGYLWKRSR; translated from the coding sequence ATGTCCTCCGTGCCCGCAAGCAGTGCGCAACCTTCGCGCCCGCTGACCCGCAACGACTACAAAACCCTGTCGCTGTCTGCCTTGGGCGGGGCGCTGGAGTTTTATGATTTCATCATTTTCGTGTTTTTCGCCACCGTGGTCGGGAAACTCTTCTTCCCCGTGGACATGCCTGAATGGCTGCGCATGATGCAGACCTTCGGCATCTTCGCCGCCGGCTACCTGGCGCGCCCCCTGGGCGGCATTATCATGGCGCACTTCGGCGACCTGCTGGGCCGCAAGAAAATGTTCACCCTGAGCATCTTCATGATGGCCGTGCCGACCCTGATCATGGGCCTGCTGCCGACCTACGCGCAGATCGGCCTGTGGGCACCGGTGCTGTTGCTGCTGATGCGCATCATCCAGGGCGCTGCGATTGGTGGTGAAGTGCCAGGCGCCTGGGTGTTCGTCTCCGAACACGTACCGCCACGCCATATCGGCTACGCCTGCGGCACCCTGACCAGCGGCCTGACTGCCGGTATCTTGCTGGGTTCGCTGGTGGCCACGGCGATCAATACGCTTTATAGCCCGGAGCAGGTCTCGGATTTCGCCTGGCGCATCCCGTTCCTGCTCGGCGGCGTGTTCGGCCTGCTGTCGGTGTACCTGCGCCGCTGGCTGCATGAAACACCGATCTTTGCCGAAATGCAGCAGCGCAAGACCCTGGCCGCCGAACTGCCTTTGCGCGCGGTCCTGCGTGATCACCGTGGCGCCATCGTGTTGTCGATGCTGCTGACCTGGCTGCTGTCGGCTGGCGTCGTGGTGGTCATCCTGATGACCCCGACCGTGCTGCAAACCGTCTACCACTTCAGCCCGACTGTTGCGCTGCAGGCCAACAGCCTGGCCATTGTCACCCTGAGCCTGGGTTGCATCGCTTCCGGTGCATTAGCCGACCGCTTCGGCGCCGGCCGCGTGCTGGTCACCGGTTGCGCACTGCTGCTGGCGACGTCCTGGACGCTGTATCACAGCCTTATGGCCCACCCGGATTGGTTGTTCCCGCTGTACGCACTGACCGGCCTGTTCGTGGGCACCATCGGCGTCGTTCCCTACGTGATGGTCAAGGCTTTTCCGCCTGTGGTGCGCTTCAGTGGCCTGTCGTTCTCCTACAACGTGGCCTACGCCGTATTCGGCGGGCTGACGCCGCTGGCGGTGTCGCTGCTGATGAAGGAAAGCCCGATGGGTCCGGCTTACTACGTTGCCGCCCTGTGCTTGATGGGGATGGTGGTGGGTGGGTATCTGTGGAAGCGTTCGCGCTGA
- a CDS encoding phosphate ABC transporter substrate-binding protein PstS, protein MKLKRLMAAMTFVAAGVATANAVAAGVDPAIPAYVKTTGVSGNLSSVGSDTLANLMTLWAEGYKKEYPNVNIQIQAAGSATAPPALTEGTSNLGPMSRKMKDTELAAFEQKYGYKPTAIPVAVDALAVFVHKDNPIQHLTMEQVDAIFSSTRLCGGKADVKTWGDLGVTGDLANKPVQLFGRNSVSGTYGYFKEEALCKGDYKPNVNEQPGSASVVQSISSSLNGIGYSGIGYKTASVKTVALAKKGSTDFIEDSEENALNGKYPLSRFLYVYVNKAPNKPLAPLEAEFVKLVLSKQGQEVVVKDGYIPLPAKVAAKALADLGLKEGN, encoded by the coding sequence ATGAAACTGAAACGTTTGATGGCGGCAATGACTTTTGTCGCTGCTGGCGTTGCGACCGCCAACGCGGTGGCCGCTGGTGTTGATCCGGCAATCCCGGCGTACGTGAAGACCACTGGTGTGTCGGGCAACTTGTCCAGCGTCGGTTCCGATACCCTGGCTAACCTGATGACCCTGTGGGCCGAGGGTTACAAAAAGGAATACCCGAACGTCAACATCCAGATTCAAGCTGCCGGTTCTGCTACTGCGCCACCTGCGCTGACTGAAGGCACCTCCAACCTGGGCCCGATGAGCCGCAAGATGAAGGACACCGAGCTGGCGGCCTTCGAGCAGAAGTACGGCTACAAGCCAACCGCTATCCCGGTTGCCGTGGATGCCCTGGCCGTGTTCGTGCACAAGGACAACCCGATCCAGCACCTGACCATGGAACAAGTCGACGCGATCTTCTCCTCGACTCGTCTGTGCGGTGGCAAAGCCGACGTGAAAACCTGGGGTGACCTGGGTGTGACCGGCGACCTGGCCAACAAGCCGGTTCAGCTGTTCGGTCGTAACTCGGTATCCGGCACCTACGGCTACTTCAAAGAAGAGGCCCTGTGCAAAGGCGACTACAAGCCAAACGTGAACGAACAACCTGGCTCGGCTTCGGTCGTGCAGTCGATCAGCTCCTCGCTGAACGGCATCGGTTACTCGGGCATCGGCTACAAGACCGCCAGTGTGAAAACCGTGGCCTTGGCCAAGAAAGGCAGCACTGACTTCATCGAAGACAGTGAAGAAAACGCCCTGAACGGCAAATACCCGCTGTCGCGTTTCCTCTACGTGTACGTCAACAAAGCCCCGAACAAGCCTCTGGCCCCGCTGGAAGCTGAGTTCGTGAAGCTGGTTCTGTCCAAACAGGGCCAGGAAGTTGTGGTGAAAGACGGCTACATCCCACTGCCAGCCAAAGTCGCCGCCAAGGCCCTGGCTGACCTGGGTCTGAAAGAAGGCAACTGA
- the pstA gene encoding phosphate ABC transporter permease PstA, producing MKQNSLNGWFKSGAPGVWISGGAVSIAVIMTIGLLAVIAVRGLGHFWPADLIQANYNVPGQANHIVIGEVVQKEEVPRERLKSAGLPVPDQGPEFMTRELIKVGNRDLNGNDFTWIVGEWLKDQTTPANLMTIERREWGNFYGTLVNVKQDGKVIAEGEAAWPELQARVDRVNKLAAQLKTLEKSDIGAINAGLERIRLHGRKLELEGKLDAAAQADMDADRAELNARYQDIEARLADLHAQFNRDALTARDGNGKEVEIGIGKVVHAYQPNAMGTITKIGFYFSKVWEFLSDDPREANTEGGIFPAIFGTVMMTLIMAMIVTPFGVLAAVYLREYAKQNTLTRVIRIAVNNLAGVPAIVYGVFGLGFFVYVLGGSVDRLFFAEALPAPTFGTPGLLWASLTLALLAVPVVIVATEEGLARIPRTVREGSLALGATKAETLWKIVLPMASPAMMTGMILAVARAAGEVAPLMLVGVVKLAPSLPLDGNYPYLHLDQKIMHLGFHIYDVGFQSPNVEAARPLVYATALLLVLVIATLNLSAVWIRNHLREKYKALDS from the coding sequence GTGAAACAGAACTCCCTGAATGGATGGTTCAAGAGCGGCGCCCCCGGCGTCTGGATCAGCGGTGGCGCGGTGTCCATCGCGGTCATCATGACCATTGGTTTGCTGGCGGTGATTGCCGTGCGTGGCCTCGGCCACTTCTGGCCGGCCGACCTGATCCAGGCCAACTACAACGTGCCGGGCCAGGCCAACCATATCGTCATCGGCGAAGTGGTGCAGAAAGAAGAAGTGCCTCGCGAGCGCCTGAAAAGCGCTGGCCTGCCGGTGCCGGACCAAGGCCCGGAGTTCATGACCCGCGAGCTGATCAAGGTCGGCAACCGTGACCTGAACGGCAACGACTTCACCTGGATCGTCGGCGAGTGGCTCAAGGACCAGACCACGCCGGCGAACCTGATGACCATCGAGCGTCGTGAGTGGGGCAATTTCTACGGCACCCTGGTCAACGTCAAGCAGGACGGCAAGGTCATCGCCGAAGGCGAGGCCGCATGGCCGGAGCTGCAGGCCCGTGTGGATCGCGTCAACAAGCTGGCCGCTCAGCTCAAGACCCTGGAGAAATCCGACATCGGCGCGATCAACGCCGGTCTCGAACGTATCCGCCTGCACGGCCGCAAGCTGGAGCTGGAAGGCAAGCTCGACGCTGCCGCCCAGGCCGACATGGATGCTGACCGCGCAGAACTGAATGCCCGCTACCAGGACATCGAAGCCCGCCTGGCCGACCTGCACGCCCAGTTCAACCGCGACGCGCTGACCGCCCGCGACGGCAACGGCAAGGAAGTGGAAATCGGCATCGGCAAAGTGGTGCACGCCTATCAGCCGAACGCCATGGGCACGATCACCAAGATCGGCTTCTACTTCAGCAAGGTCTGGGAATTCCTCAGCGATGACCCACGGGAAGCCAACACCGAAGGCGGGATTTTCCCGGCCATCTTCGGCACCGTGATGATGACCCTGATCATGGCGATGATCGTCACCCCGTTCGGCGTGCTGGCGGCGGTGTACCTGCGTGAATACGCCAAGCAGAACACCCTGACCCGCGTCATCCGTATCGCTGTGAACAACCTGGCCGGTGTACCGGCCATCGTCTACGGCGTGTTCGGCCTGGGCTTCTTCGTGTATGTATTGGGTGGTTCGGTTGACCGCCTGTTCTTCGCCGAAGCCCTGCCGGCGCCGACCTTCGGCACGCCGGGCCTGCTGTGGGCCTCGCTGACCCTGGCGCTGCTCGCGGTGCCGGTGGTGATCGTGGCCACCGAAGAGGGCCTGGCGCGGATTCCTCGCACCGTACGCGAAGGCTCCCTGGCACTGGGCGCGACCAAGGCGGAAACGCTGTGGAAGATCGTGCTGCCGATGGCCAGCCCGGCGATGATGACCGGCATGATCCTCGCCGTGGCCCGCGCCGCGGGCGAAGTGGCGCCGCTGATGCTGGTCGGTGTGGTGAAACTGGCGCCGTCGCTGCCGCTGGATGGCAACTACCCGTACCTGCACCTGGACCAGAAGATCATGCACCTGGGCTTCCATATCTATGACGTCGGCTTCCAGAGCCCTAACGTCGAAGCCGCACGGCCGCTGGTGTACGCCACTGCGTTGCTGCTGGTGCTGGTGATCGCCACGCTCAACTTGTCGGCGGTGTGGATCCGTAACCACCTGCGCGAAAAATACAAAGCGCTAGACAGCTAA